The genomic stretch tttttatggtttatcctttaacaccggagctccagtgtgtatgttctttgattttctgtaactTTCAACCGTTAAAACGAacggccgcttttctccttcagaatctgctggaatgacgttgatcgtgccAACAGTTGAAAAGCtatagtatgttaaagattttgtgcataagcgtcacctgcagctcctcaggtgttaaaggttaaaaaatagcccaatttatttatttatttatttatttatttatttatttatttatttatttatttatttattcattcattcatttattcatttacttatttattcatttatttacttatttacttatttatttatttatttatttatttatttatttatttatttatttatttacttattcatTCATTCCCTTTATCACAGTTTCATAAGTTTGCTAAAAgttcacaaaacaaacattattctagatttaaaggggccataccataattttcttaagcctttttgAGAAAACTATCCATATATtccagggatgtcaaactcaatcgcacaaggggccaaaatacagaacacactttaggtcgtgggctgaacaagataaacatttgttgaacactctaaaactaaaatttaaaacattttaaatgttaataaaaatgtatagcattacctgcaataatggtagtgtgaatgctgtaagtggaatttggccgctgaagacgctggtgctgatagatgaagatgttgaaattgatagctaagaagttgatagctgaaagcgctgaagcggatagccagctaaaatatgagctaaatgccaaattagcctaaaaacgaagaaaaaaaacttaagttagccaaaacagctagcatgtagctaaaaaaatattcttcaaaatattctgaaaaactgaaaaaaagcctaaattaactaaaacagctagcgtgtaaatattagcctaactccaaaacagcctaaacaaactaaaaaagaaaaccctattttttccaaaacagctagcatgtagctcaaatatgagctaaactccaaaatagcttaaaaaaatctaaaaaagctagcagaatgccaagttttcaaactttaaaactccaacctttaacataattaagaatagtaaaaaggccggaatattattccagaataaatcaatttaaaccttaaataacaagATGACATCAGGCCAATGAtatctgtggagaaattgggtgttggtgttagactgggggcggagctgacagaacagactcttcctgaaaggggcggtctccctctgtgacatcagcacgggagaacctgcttgttttcgtgggaATGGGAGGGGTTGCCGTTGGgagtgcaggtttttggagcgctttggggttctttatagtgaagtataatacacttaaaaggtcaaaaggttgttttttcttcatggtGTGGCCCCTTTAATAATTTGCCACAGTGTTTTCTTTACAATATCCTCATTTTGTgtcaatttaaattatttgatcaGTTATAATCTACAAATCATCATGTACTAGAACCAGTTTTTGGAATACGGAGAAGTCGGGTTTAACCTTCAGTTTGACTTCTCACTCAAGAATGCTTCTTggcttcatgttttttttgtttcgtctGTGACTAAGTGTCACTGTTTCTGTGTATGTTTGTGGTTTGACACTGCATCAAACATTGGCTATTAAAAGAGCTTTCTGCTTCCTTCCTGATAAATGTTCCTTCTTTATTTGCTCTTGTAAGTCAGTGACTCGAAGAACAGAAGTTCCCTTAAGATGCACCACGAAAACACAATGTTTAGCTTATAAGACGAGTAGATTTCTTGCATTAATAGGTTGGGTAGGagcaaacacaattttctgttAGTACAAAATAggtaacagtttttttagtgattaattcttaaccccttaatgcctggatttatttccagctatgaaacatatgtttttgcttttttttacatgtaagtaattttatgactgattgggtttgtcgcatatttgagacaacaggcattaaggggttaataTGGAGATTTAGCTAAAAGATTTTGAGCATCCTAAAACTTGAGGTTAACGTTAGCTGTCTTGAGGCttgaagtatatatatatttttaattttaaataaaaaaatgttccatttaTTTGTCATGAAACCACCCAAAAGGGAAAAGTCTGACGATTTGGGATTTGGGATTTTCCCGTGAAACAAACGTCCCGAGAGAGCcgatttgatataaacttgGACTCTCCTCTCTGTGATAAGTTTATGGTTTTAGGACGAGGTGTGAAATAGTGTAGAAAAGTTAGAACTTCATAAGGATTATGgattaaatgtgaaatattcccaaaaaactaacaaaactaCATCTAACTGACTGATCAAAGCATCTTTAGGAAGAAATCGATAACTTAAAATAGCTTACAAGTGGTTTTATCTTTTCCTGAACATGATGCTTCATATTATACTccattttaaagattaaaaacagttttttttaaccctttaacaccagagttctagtgtttatgttcttcgatttactgtaattttgaaCTGTTAACaagatcaacgtcattccagtagattctgaaggagaaaagcggccgtttggccgcttttctccttcagaatctactggaatgacattgatccTCCTCCCGTCATTGGAAGGACAGTCAAGTTACCTGGTGAAGATCCTAACAGGTGTGGGAAAATCAGTCTCCGCCCCCAAATAAGGAAGTGCAACAGCTGGAAACTCCACTCTCAGAACAGGAGTCCATTTCCATGTTCACACCAGGAGATTTtgtaccaaaaaataaaaataacattacatttttattttaatatgatcACCTAATGTGTGTTTCAACTCATTGCAGGtcagaaaagggaaaaagaatCGATACAGATGCAAAAAGGGACGACATGGTGACCGTCAAGACTCGACGCCCAGGTCCTCGGACCGCCTGAAGACGAAACGGaggcataaaaaaacaggaaagcaGTCGAAGAGTCGCttgatttaaactgaacatttgtgtttatgttctcCCACTATATGAATCAAAGATGGACGGcacataaagtaaataaaaattcatgAAGTTTTGATTCTGGaagcaaaagtatttaatttTCAGTTCACTTTCAAACTAATTCATGACAGAACTTTGCAAATAATTTACTGATTTCGCCATTTTGTAAGAGACTTGatgatatttttttgcttttattgacTTTGCACTGTAAacactctttttattttttttttaataatgttaatatttttatttttgccgtgaaaacatcagtttttgaaaGTCACTCGTTATTGTGGTTATAtaggattattttaatagaaaacaaCTTTCTAGCATCcgattttaaattataaaaatgtattttttatagctGTGGATACTATAAGATTATGTAAagctattcttaaaaaataaataaataatgaatgaatcTCCTCGTTTTGTGTTCACATTCATTTGGTTCGTTTCTGTAGAAAAAACGCTAAAAAGAGGAAATCTTTTTAGGATTTAGACCCAAAATAATCGCTTTTATtacgttaaaaacaaaaccctaCTGTGTTTTTAACCATGGAGCACGTTCACTGTagaaagttacaccatcacgtTGGCTCGGTAGTTTTTACCTGATGTACCCAATAAAAcgtatttgtcaaaaaaaatagatcaaaatgttaCAACACATGATTAattagctttcttttattttcaactgtgatttatgtaacaaaacggaaaataaaaacataggaagattcTAAAAACAAGCAAGAAAATTACAAACTAATTatcaaatagagaaaaaaaattcctaaaaaaaatgatactggagagttggtctttggtccacctaTTCCTCctagaaaaattcaaaaaaataactcaGCGATAGTTCTCTAGGTTTAAGACTAAATTAAATTTCCTCcttttatatagcactttagaTGGAGAAACAAATTACTTTTCCACAAAAATTTAAACAGAACCTCAAAGTGTCATATTTTTGTATGAAACTTGATATCTTATTTGTATTATAAGGTCAAACGGtgcagaaaatgaacaaaaaaactgtcatttttgcCAAACCTTTAACCATTTTATCTTAGAAAATGACCAAATTCCCTGTTTCTGTCAGAACATTGTGCCCTCAGTGGATCATGCATTAATACATTCATCACTCAGAATAGAAAACTCTCATTATGACTCTTTTTATTGTCCATAGAGAGAAACTTTAAAGTATTTGTTGGATGATCATGAAAGATGAGATCCAAACTCTTCTGTTGTTCTGgaccaaaaataaatgtgatgttgattctgtttcttcttgtcctcaaacatttgaatttttttttttgctcttctaaGACAAAGGGAGGGACAGTAGAGAAAACAAAGGTTTCTAATGAATAActacatctttttttaaccagttttaACTTTACACTAAGCTGCGATCCATTAGAAAAAGAACCAGGTTTGCagtaaatgattttaaaagtcaTCAAACATGAGAAAGAAGAGGAATTTAAGGGTTTGGACCTTTTATGTTGTTGCTCTGAaggctgctggtggtggtggtggtggggaggGACTCTTTCCGTTTCCtggaaagtgatttttttttctagttcattttttgtattttgtttcacTATCACAGCCTACTCAACACACTCTTTTAGTCTTTCACCATAAAGTAGTTCATTCTTCTCTGAAATCAATGAATTCtctaaaaaatgtactttaaactACCGTCTCGTATATcgagacagaaaaaaacccagaacatttgttatattttttgggcaaaacaaaagacaaaaatgtatttaccgAGCAACGGCgtgcattcatttctgataatgcacactcaGAAGAGCATTATCGCACTTATACATGGACAGTTACAAAAGGAATAtatattcaatacatttttagtacTTAATTCTTGTTATTCTTTTAGTTtaggttgcttttttttaaatatattttcatgtttgacAAAAAACGGACTATTTAAGTGCagtgtgttgtcatggtaacacgcCAACTAGCCAACACCGACCTTAGCTGCAAAGGAAagtgatataaatgctgattgtCCGTTCAGacagaaagttcacctcttaaagcaaaggtttgttttaaagaagcctgcgcagtgataggCTATGgaactttaaggttttttttttttaggtgtgcattatcactgtggattatcactttttaatccacacccagcagccaatcagaactgAGAGTTTTTAACCTGACCATGGTATGAAtagatttaataaatattatgttttaaGGGGTAGttgttagaataaaataaaactttattgatcccacaaaggAGAAATCACCTTTCATAGCtccaaataaaaacagcagtaaGATAATAGATAacactaaaatatttagttaaaaatgaataacatcGATCATTATTGTCCAGCTGCGAAATCACTCCTTCCTGCAGTGAAATCTCTGACTGAAGAAGCTTCTTAGTGCGGCCATGGTCTCATGTAGAAGGTGATAATGATCGAAAAGATAGTAAGTGATGGATTCCAGTGTCTTTATTGACATAGTCATCCTCATATTTATTAACTTTAcgtgtcaacatttttttttattttttaattacttgtttaaaagggacaaaaagaaaaacaacaacaatatctgcttttttaaaccacatttttgcAGTAGGTTGTTGTTTCTGcacattttccaccaaaagaGGTTGAGGTTCACTAagtggacctcgcctcaggCTTGTTTCAGCCCCCAGCTTTCTCAGCTACATCATGTAGTTGCAGAGTTAGATACGCTAATTCCTGGTACATCACCAGCCCGTCCTGGGAGAGAATCCGTCCTTCAGTGGACATCCgtgaggtttcttcttctttttttttatttagagagtttttttccttacagagaaggagggtctaagcgCAGGGATAACCcgtttaatttagtctgtttaaattagcattcagctattgtttctattttatgagtgaatgtatgtttttggacaattaggGGTGTGAAGCCCGTACTGggctacattaaaaaaaattaaattgaattgaatttattcGAAAAAAAACCCCAGCTTTTTTCACTCAGAACTGAGAAAAGAAaccataaatcattttttgattattctgtcggtgaggttttattttttgtcttttgagcTATAGTTCCAGTTTCCTCCCAGCGGTCTTCATCAAGTTAAttaccttcagtgtttttaagtgTCGGGTTTTTCGGTTCTTCAGTGTCAGCTCAtctgttctgcttttttgtttctcagtAGTTTTCATCATGTTCTGGttgtttcataaaatgtttacatttctgttaCCGACCCTgctctcctgcattttgggtcctgTCATAGCTCAGTTGATGATCACTCACGGAGGTTAAGGATTCCTGCCAATCCGCTTAGTAAAGAACATGAACACCTGGTGTTCCCCACAAAGACAGTCTCTACTGGTCAGTGACCTCTGAGGCAGAATGTGACTCACACAGAAATAAATGTAGTCGGAGAAAGATGACATTTCAAATTCAGATCAATTCTCTGCTCCTTTTTATTACTCCTCTCATCTAACGTGTTTTCAGCTTGACTGTTGTGAGTCATTAAGCGACCAAAACCCCCCAGCGTCCAGACTTTCAGTGTCTCTCCACGTGGTCAAAGTGTGAAACTGTTTGAGAGAGGAGAGTCTTTAGGTGTCAGATGGGAACCAGAACCGTCATTAGTTCTAGTTAGGAAGTTGTTATTTAACacctaaaaaaagtttcttcctTTCTCTCAAACAAACTCTCCCCTGCCTGCAAGGTGGCGTCATCTCTCCAAAAATGACCTTGTTTCAGCAGCATGCATCTATACTTTTGGACATAACCGCGATCACGTCATACTTCCCTTCTATTATGCTGTTTTCCTCTGAAACAATCTTCAGTCTCGTTTTTGGTTCCTGTTCATGTTTCCACCCTGACGACTATTTTTAGTAACCAGAAGAGTTGAGtagaaacaaaactttatctttttctccatcaatttgtaaataaatattttattgatgtatttccagcatgacctaaaaaaacaaaaaacaaacatcagctGACTTTAGGAAAATGTCATGCGGTGGGTAAACAAATGCATTAAAGGTCTATATGTTCCAAAATGCAAATCAGAATGTTTTTGGAACTAAAGTACTTGCAGATACTCACTGGATAATTCAAAGCAGGTAAATAGTTGCAGTGTGagaggaaatatttatttaccacTAATGCAAAAAGGttataaaaagacatttgtgtctttagattttttattcattcagcTTTGGGTGTTAGTTTTCTGTCTATTTTTCActggtaaataaaaacaaattcagcagtaaaaagaaaaaatttttgtttattcagcagtttaaaaaaatgttgttttgtttatgtttttttgaatagtaaatgtatatttttctacttttcagttaaacttgaaatttttctcttttgatttgcattttaaagtaaaatctatatatttaaGTTCTTTTCATGTGGAAATAAGCTTTTATTTGGGCAGAGATCTATTCATGTTAATAGACAAATTcattagaattgttttttttttatttaagaaatatctTCACtcatttgtaatttaaaaaatatgtaatatatTTGGCAAGAGTAGATTCAAAATGTCTTATTggtttaacagaaaataaagtaaaatctccttaaaataattaatagtTGACCACATTtaggatatatattttttatttctataaatggAAGTTTACTCAAATCCACAGctattatgaattttttttttttactaaacatattttttgttaaattttgattaagattgtattaaaatatttacttccTTTAAGTAAAATTTGCAATCAATTTGTAACTTTTCCCAgatgattttatgtttataacaaatgaaaactgcaaaaacattataaacGACTTTgttataaagtaaaaagtgaGGCGTTTCTTAACTTTACCAAGTGCGCATCCTCAAAGAGGAAGAGgctatcttttatttattttaaatgcaaaaaacataattcatcatcatcaaaatgcaattttactaAAGAATCCGAGTCGTTCACCCATTATTCATCCAAAACTGcaaagtagaaaataaaaactccgcatttataaaaagaaatgaaactgTTGAGTCACGCAGCTTTGCGCAGCCAGGGAAAAGGAAAAGAGCAAGTCTCGTGTTGATCGTTTTTCTTGAAGAATAATGTGTCACGCGAATGAGCAAAAACCACAAAAGTCAAAAGGCTTTGCTGGAGAAGTCTCTGTAAAATCCTTCAGAAGAGCCGTCATTACGCACAACTGTTGCGCAAAATTTGAAGAAAGTAaagctaaataaacaaaatctaaatatttactgtagttattgtgtctttttttaatgtacagtCTGTTTTAGATTGTattatcaatttattatttgaaaaagctgcaggaaaaacCTCAAATGTTCATTCAACTCGTGCGTAAAATCGTCTCCAACGAAAGATGGTGCGTAAAAGTCATCCAAACTCTTAGCTGAGCTCTTTTTTCCGATGGGGGCCAACTCTGTGGGGaaaggaaatactttttaatgagaaacaactataaacaaatcaaatatctGGACTTCCCGAGTCTTTACCTCCTGCTGCACTTGGGGCAAACTCGACCCCACACCGTCCTCACCGTGGCGCTTCTCAGAACCGGACTCCCCCACAGGTACACAGACGGCGTGCACACCGCGCTGAAGCGCGCCAGGATGGCGAAAGGATTCGTGGCCTCGTTCCGAAACACCAACCCTCCCCCGGTCACATACTTGATGATGATATTCACAAACGATGGACACCATAAGGTCAGGAAACTGatgacaacaaaaatgatgaccCTCAGAGACTCCAGCTTGCTCTCCCTCTCTGCGCTGGGGGGCTCTCGCTCCAGCTGATACCGCGCAACCACGTAGAGTTTGATGGTCATGATGACTTTGGTGAGAACTACGAGTTGAAACAGGATGATACCCATGACGTAAAACTGGATGGATTTGGAAACTGGCAGCAGATTTCGGATCAGTATGTTAACCACTGTGTAAAGCCAGCAGTAGATGTTGGCTCCGATCACCACAGGTTTGGTGACGAAGCGGCTGTAGAGGAACGGATGGCACACTGCAAAATATCGATCGAATTGCGCAAACATGAAAGTCAACATATTGACCCCTAAGAGCGACGACAACACATAAAACGTCCCGTTTCTGGACGGATATAACTCCTGAACATCGAACAGGCCCAGATAGAACACGGAGAAGCCAACCAGGGTGTCGCAGATGCTCGTGTTGAGCATGAAAATGAATCTGTTCTGAGCGCGCAGCTCTTTGGTGGCGAAGATGCTGATGACAACAGTCCCGGCCAGCAGAACTGCGGCTGTCGCGAACACAATCTGGAAgaggaaaatgagaaaatccTCAGGAGCTTCAAAGCTCACGGAGAGGGGGACCCCGTCCCTCCAGAGCGCGGAGGAGTTGGACTGGAGCATCGCTGAAGGCTCTCCCGCAGCCTATGGGTTCACATTTATGCAGATTTCACATCCCAGGAGATCCGTGAGGTCATGCTTTAGATGAGAGGtgacaaactcaatcgtacaaaaacaccttaggtcgtgttaggccgaacaggagaaacatttattgaaaactaaataaaaactttagtttttgacataaaacatgcaggaatattattccagaataaatcaatttaaataactttcagtattttaatctccataaaaatatatagtcaaaattagtcaaaggtaaaatgatctggatggaCGGATAtaatcacctggagggccggatctggcccccgggccttgactttgacacgtgttttagAGGACTATTATTAAATCAATTCACATAAAATATTCGTATTATGCAAAAACATAAtagtaataattttaaaaataaaaaaaaagcaaataaataaataaagtcctgcggctttttttatgtttgtcaatTCCCAGTTTCCCCgttttttctcacatttagGATTAATAAAATTGAAAGAACCTTTGAGATGCTTCTTGACAAATTAAAGTGGTGTGCAGAAGGTGAACACTtccaaaaataacataaaaaatgagagaTATAATGTTAATGATCATATTCAGAAAGTTCTTCTGAAGCCTtttgatttgacttgatttgatttgatttacacataaaaagaacacaagaaaacaagcaaaaataaacatacagaaaaattaaatcatGAGACGGTGTGTCAAAAAAATCTATCTGGGTGTATTCAAGATGGTAACACACCTCCGTCGAATAATGAAATAAGATAAAGTAAACAAATAGAGAACtagactgaaaaaacaaacaaacaattctaACATAATTccaaattaaattgattttattaaaattaaattggtATAAacatatctttttaaaaacaaaatcaaacccaTTTTTTGTCCCTTGAGATCAAAATcgtttttaaggttatttttacTGAATCTTGCTTTCAAGAACTCAAActcatttaataatttgttgCCACGGTAACGGAAAAATCTTCATTTGTGACTCATGGATAAAGGAGGAATGTCTGCCCTTGTCTGGTACCATAGGAGAAgaaatagtttgtaaaattgTAAGAATACTTGGTCTGATTGATCAAGTTCCCGATGAATATTGATATCATAATTTAACTCGGTTGAAATGTGGAAatagaaagaaggaaaacagattttgtttttactttttgtctctgcaaacaaaagaaaagaggtAAAAGTTGGGTTTAGGtttgcaaaaaatgaatttactcCAAGAATCTGAGTTTAATTAAGGCTTCTATTTAAGTCATTGGGCtgaaatgaaacataaaaactggagagaaaatcctaaatgtgaaataaattcaaagaaATGATTCACAGAAATGATTATTTTGCATCAACTTCAGctcaattttaagaatttttattttaacgttTGTGAAGTGATTGGTTGCATATAAAATACGTTGcttaaaacattgatttaaagaaacatGTCACTAAGGATTTACAAAAGTGTCAGAAAACCAGAATAGAAGACAGATGGAGTTCAGAGGAAACGAGGTTCTGGAGTGGCAGAAGGAGCTGACCGTGGTGCTGAACCGGAGTCTGCACTTCACAGCGGGGTctcctaaaatatatataacctCTCAGAACCCGAAAGTGTGAGATCATCATCTGAATATGGAGTCACAGAACCACAGTTaagcagaaatgacagaaattcAACCCAAAAGGTCCtaaaaagcttttcaaatgtatcattttgggaaaatgtagacttctgtttatgcatttaacaaaatgaaaatatatggTAATGCGTTCACAATGCATAACGCATTTccctaaatgcattttttaatatcatGAATATAAAACGAGTCATAAACAGTGTTCATGTTCCTATTATGTTGTTCCAGCACAAATGTTTCATCTGGAAGATCTCGGTTTGTTCTCTTTCTGAGGTTCTGACTGTTTCATTTCATGTGGATTTCGCctcattttgacatttgttgCTTCATCTTCACCTTTTAAATGAGATGTTGATCTGAACGAGTCTTTTTTTCTGGTCAAATAAAGGCAGTGACTGCATGtataatgtcaaaaaatgaaaatatttatccTATACTTCAAGGGAAAAATCTTTTCATcgattctgtaaaaaaaagtcttaacgAAGGTTTGTTGAAGCGTCTATCTTATAAAAAGTTTTACTACTTGTTATTAACAAAAATGGAacgaatatttgttttttattgtttgtttttaaaaaaagtttagattttttctgcttttgttcgTTCTTATTCTGCCAGGAATCGTAAAATGTAAAAGAGGTTAGTTGGGAATCTTAACTTTTTGCACGTAAATTGATCAATGTTCACTTTTattcactttcattttaataaaacgtTTTGtcttaaagaaacaaaatattttcacaagTTCTCTTTATCAATTTTCATTCTGGACAGTAAATAAACGGTGGCCTTTTGTAATGTGGAACATCAGACTCCAAAAATACAAcggattaaaaatatatatatcagaacataatcaataatttaaatctaaaattaatcttaaattaaGAATATTGAAAGCGCTTTTCCACGTGCGTTTATCGGGAAATGAGGTCGTTAAAAGAGAATTTCAGCTTTTTACTCTCAaaccagacagaaaaaaaataattttgagaaGGACATTCATCAGATTTGCgacactattttatttttactggtaAAATGaatataatatgtttttttcttaagtgaaaattacaattttagacaacaaaaaaacgtCTTCTGCGAGGCTAACAAATTAGAATAactaaaagtttatttgttctgcaaaatattaaagtaCAAATGAAAttgaacacaaatatttcacattattttactaattatgtatttttagagGTGATTAAAAAGTTTTGACTGATGCTGAAGTTTTGCTCATAACCTCAAACTTTTTGTGTCTAATCTCAAAAACTAGaaacgttttttaaagttttacgcACATTCTCTATTGAATAACTCCCTAAAAGAAATGGATTTTTCGGTTCTGTCGAGCCTTGCAcgtcctcctgcagcagcagaagcagacTCTGCTCCACGTGCCGCGCACGGCCGCGCGCAGGGACGGGCTGGCCCACAGGTACAGGCTCGGCGTGCACAGAGCGTTCCCCCGCGCCAGCATCTTGAACGGGTTGACGGCGTCGTTCTTCATGTAAACGTGTTTCCCGGTCAGCGACGACAGGATGGTGTAGAGCATGGACGGactccagagcagcaggaacaGGATCACCACCAGCACCATGATCAGCAGCGACTCCTTCTTGCTGTCCCGGTCCGCGCCCGGCGGCTCCCGCATCACCTGGTACCGGGccaccagcagcagcttgaCGGTCATGGAGATCTTCGTGAAGATGATCAGCAGCAAGCTGATGCGCGCGTAGACGGCGATGTCCACGGCTTTGTGCACCGGCACCATGTTCTGCACCAGCAGCAGGCCGTACACGTGCAGCCAGCAGTACGCGTTGACGCACACCACCACCCTGGTGCTGATGAAGCGGCAGTAGAAGAACGGGTGGCACACCGCGAAGTAGCGGTCGAACTGCGCGAACAGAAACGTCATGATGTTGACCCCCAGCAGGGAGGGGATGATGTAAAACGCGCCGTTTTTGGAGGGGAAGTCCATGCGCACATCGAACAGGAACTGGTAGAAGATCCCGCAGCCCGTCAGCGTGTCGCTGATGCTTGTGTTCAACATGAACAGGAAGCGGTTCTCCCGCAGCAGAGCGCGGGTGTGCATGATGCTGCACGCCACGCAGCCGGCCACGAGCACCGTGCTGGCCCCCGACAGCACGTGGAAGCTGAAGAGGAAGAAGTCGGCCGCG from Oryzias melastigma strain HK-1 linkage group LG9, ASM292280v2, whole genome shotgun sequence encodes the following:
- the LOC118599108 gene encoding olfactory receptor 4K17-like; its protein translation is MLQSNSSALWRDGVPLSVSFEAPEDFLIFLFQIVFATAAVLLAGTVVISIFATKELRAQNRFIFMLNTSICDTLVGFSVFYLGLFDVQELYPSRNGTFYVLSSLLGVNMLTFMFAQFDRYFAVCHPFLYSRFVTKPVVIGANIYCWLYTVVNILIRNLLPVSKSIQFYVMGIILFQLVVLTKVIMTIKLYVVARYQLEREPPSAERESKLESLRVIIFVVISFLTLWCPSFVNIIIKYVTGGGLVFRNEATNPFAILARFSAVCTPSVYLWGSPVLRSATVRTVWGRVCPKCSRRVGPHRKKELS